In Actinomyces sp. zg-332, the following proteins share a genomic window:
- a CDS encoding DUF917 domain-containing protein, translating into MRKIGLEEIDDIAMGAALLGAGGGGDPYVGKLIAYGAIKENGPVTLLSVDEIPDDAFIVPIAMMGAPTVLLEKGINGDEYKRLYDMISKYYGKEIFAFMPIEAGGVNSMLPFAAAAKLGLPLVDVDAMGRAFPELQMVTFSIAGVSATPMGLVDEKGNSVIFDTITNKWTEELARAVTMSCGGSVSVSLYCVDGKTVKEYGVRDIVTRSENLGKAIKQVKYGEKTPEENFLEASEGYKIFKGKITDVLRETRGAFNFGKVLFEGIGEDKGREAYVEFQNENLIASVEGEIVCTTPDLICIVDSETFIPIPTDALKYGKRVLVVALKCFEAWRTPEGIELVGPRYFGCDTDYIPVEDRIRGEVA; encoded by the coding sequence ATGCGAAAAATAGGTTTAGAAGAAATTGATGATATTGCCATGGGAGCAGCTTTGTTAGGTGCCGGTGGTGGTGGAGACCCGTATGTTGGAAAACTAATAGCTTATGGAGCTATTAAAGAAAATGGTCCAGTTACATTATTATCCGTTGATGAGATTCCTGATGATGCTTTTATTGTACCTATAGCTATGATGGGTGCTCCAACTGTATTACTAGAAAAAGGTATAAATGGTGATGAATACAAACGCTTGTATGACATGATAAGCAAATACTATGGTAAAGAAATTTTTGCTTTCATGCCAATTGAAGCTGGTGGAGTAAATAGTATGTTGCCTTTTGCTGCTGCTGCCAAGTTGGGTTTACCATTAGTAGATGTTGATGCTATGGGACGTGCTTTCCCGGAACTACAAATGGTCACTTTTTCAATTGCAGGCGTGAGTGCTACACCTATGGGACTAGTAGATGAAAAAGGTAACTCTGTAATTTTTGACACTATAACAAATAAATGGACTGAAGAATTAGCTAGAGCTGTCACGATGAGTTGTGGAGGTTCTGTCTCTGTAAGCTTGTACTGCGTAGATGGTAAAACAGTCAAGGAATATGGTGTACGGGATATCGTTACTAGAAGTGAAAATCTAGGAAAAGCAATAAAACAAGTAAAGTATGGTGAGAAAACTCCAGAGGAAAATTTCTTGGAAGCAAGTGAAGGGTACAAGATTTTCAAAGGTAAAATTACGGATGTTTTACGTGAGACTAGAGGTGCTTTTAACTTTGGGAAAGTTCTTTTTGAAGGAATCGGCGAAGACAAAGGGCGAGAGGCATACGTTGAATTTCAAAATGAAAATCTAATTGCTTCTGTTGAAGGTGAGATAGTTTGTACTACTCCTGATTTAATATGCATAGTTGATAGTGAAACTTTTATTCCTATTCCTACGGATGCATTGAAGTATGGCAAGCGAGTCCTAGTAGTTGCTTTGAAATGTTTTGAAGCTTGGAGAACTCCTGAAGGTATAGAACTTGTAGGGCCTAGGTATTTTGGATGTGATACTGATTATATACCTGTTGAAGATCGTATTAGAGGGGAAGTGGCGTAA
- the yneA gene encoding cell division suppressor protein YneA: MQNIKKIHNRQNSQSYIAEKYVVGSNALKIAENVYQNDCSIVDFRDHYFDKTHNSPELKHSRKVMSKSKIFVYVLFAVFGITFGSVVAYATTPTTYKTVEYQIQAGDSLWDIASESNYGADIEETIYEIKKINNLNSENIRAGQTILVPSK, from the coding sequence ATGCAAAATATAAAAAAGATACATAACAGGCAGAATTCTCAAAGTTATATTGCTGAAAAATATGTAGTAGGTTCTAACGCGTTAAAGATTGCGGAGAATGTATACCAGAATGATTGTAGTATAGTAGACTTTAGAGATCATTATTTTGATAAAACTCATAACTCCCCTGAACTAAAACACTCAAGAAAAGTTATGAGTAAGAGTAAAATATTTGTCTATGTTTTATTTGCAGTATTTGGAATTACATTTGGTAGTGTAGTCGCATATGCAACGACTCCAACTACTTATAAAACTGTAGAATATCAGATTCAAGCTGGTGATAGTTTATGGGATATTGCGTCTGAAAGTAACTATGGTGCAGATATCGAAGAAACTATTTACGAAATAAAAAAGATAAATAATTTGAATAGTGAAAATATACGTGCTGGACAGACAATACTTGTTCCTTCCAAGTAA
- a CDS encoding hemolysin family protein — METIFMILTGIILTLGTALFVAAEFSLVALDISKVEQEDLQDVKNKRVLHALKNLSTGLSSAQIGITITTILLGYTAQTALGDLFLKWFNNVGLSYALSLTIGLIVAGAIVNLFSMIFGELVPKNIAISLPMATARAVITFHSVFTFIFLPVIKTLNFVANSILKIFKIEPVEHLSMSRSASELSSMVEISAEEGIIDKSTANIVSNSLKITHLQASDIMTDRGRVIWLHEKDNAQKIFDLAYKTGHSRFPVFGQNHDDVLGLVNLRKAFAIDYEKRQDVLVNSAELISEIHRVPETMDIRALLVELRALGQQMALVVDEYGGTSGIVTLEDAVEEIVGEVADESDSRRLGIQKGVENTWLVPGYVRPDELEKKIPSIVLPEGPFETIAGLFLYEYGNIPNVDDKVNVNNVVLKVESMQNRRIECLRIWYEGDDNE; from the coding sequence ATGGAAACTATTTTTATGATTCTTACAGGTATTATATTGACTTTAGGTACGGCTTTGTTTGTCGCTGCTGAGTTTTCGTTAGTGGCTTTGGATATTTCAAAGGTTGAACAAGAAGATTTACAGGATGTTAAAAATAAAAGAGTATTACATGCTCTAAAGAATTTATCTACGGGTTTGTCTTCAGCCCAAATAGGTATTACAATCACTACTATTTTATTAGGTTATACTGCTCAGACTGCCTTAGGTGATTTATTTCTAAAATGGTTTAATAATGTAGGTTTATCTTATGCGTTAAGCCTTACTATAGGGCTTATAGTAGCTGGTGCAATAGTAAACTTATTTTCAATGATTTTTGGCGAATTAGTACCTAAAAATATTGCTATATCCTTACCAATGGCAACTGCTAGAGCTGTAATAACTTTTCATAGCGTTTTTACTTTCATATTCTTACCTGTAATAAAAACACTCAACTTTGTTGCTAACAGTATACTGAAGATTTTTAAAATTGAGCCAGTTGAACATTTATCCATGAGCCGTAGCGCCTCAGAACTATCTTCAATGGTTGAAATTAGCGCAGAAGAAGGAATAATTGATAAATCTACTGCAAATATAGTGTCAAATAGCCTGAAAATAACTCATTTACAAGCCAGTGACATTATGACAGACAGAGGTAGAGTTATTTGGTTGCATGAAAAAGATAATGCTCAAAAAATATTTGACTTAGCTTATAAAACTGGGCATTCTCGTTTTCCTGTTTTTGGGCAAAATCACGATGATGTTTTAGGGTTAGTGAACTTACGTAAAGCATTTGCTATTGACTACGAGAAAAGACAAGATGTTTTAGTAAACTCTGCGGAACTAATATCTGAAATACACAGAGTTCCTGAAACCATGGATATTAGGGCATTGCTCGTTGAACTACGTGCTTTGGGACAACAAATGGCTCTTGTTGTGGACGAATATGGTGGTACGTCTGGAATTGTTACCTTGGAAGATGCAGTTGAAGAAATAGTCGGAGAAGTAGCTGACGAATCAGATTCCAGAAGACTAGGTATCCAAAAAGGTGTTGAAAATACTTGGTTAGTGCCAGGATACGTTAGACCCGATGAACTAGAGAAAAAGATACCTTCAATTGTTTTACCAGAAGGTCCATTTGAAACTATTGCAGGTTTATTCTTATATGAGTATGGTAATATCCCAAATGTAGACGACAAAGTTAATGTAAATAACGTCGTTTTGAAAGTTGAATCCATGCAAAATAGGCGTATTGAATGTCTACGTATATGGTATGAAGGTGATGACAATGAGTAG
- the nrdR gene encoding transcriptional regulator NrdR gives MQCPFCKKGSSKVVDSRTSDDGTSIRRRRECETCFKRFTTMETSSLTVKKKNGVVEPFNRDKIIQGVQKSCHGRPVEKDELKLLAHEVEDKIRSLGVAQVDAHDIGRAILEPLMKLDVVAYLRFASVYSQFNSIEDFEEEIARLKESI, from the coding sequence ATGCAGTGTCCTTTTTGTAAAAAAGGGAGTTCGAAGGTCGTTGATTCTAGAACTTCTGATGACGGAACTTCTATACGTCGACGTAGAGAATGCGAAACATGTTTTAAACGATTTACCACTATGGAAACTTCTTCTTTGACTGTAAAAAAGAAGAATGGAGTTGTTGAACCATTCAATAGAGATAAAATTATTCAGGGAGTCCAGAAATCTTGTCATGGCAGGCCCGTAGAAAAAGATGAATTAAAGTTATTAGCTCATGAAGTAGAAGATAAGATTCGAAGCTTAGGTGTAGCACAAGTGGATGCGCACGATATTGGTAGAGCTATACTGGAACCACTAATGAAGCTTGATGTTGTTGCTTATTTGCGTTTTGCATCTGTATACTCACAGTTTAATTCTATAGAAGATTTTGAAGAGGAAATAGCTCGTTTAAAGGAAAGCATTTAA
- a CDS encoding hemolysin family protein — translation MSSSLAVSIAILLLVINAFFVASEFAVISVRREQITVFEGKFGYKQVMYTLNNASVMLACTQLGITLASTGLGVIAEPAIANLLIAPFEYIGLSEEYAHGISFAIALLFVVFMHVIFGEIIPKNISVTMPEKVVFWLAPPLVFISKVLAPIVKVLDRFSNSFIRIFKVQPKTEVSNTYNIEEFSKIVAESKVQGTLIDEDNLISGVLEFSSRTAKEVMVSTQDVYTLSLPITVVDVEQAVKETGFSRFILLDSRREFHSYIHVKDILFAKEKDRMENLSNWRLRLLDTVNAEDEIEHVLGEMQKSGSHIAKVVEEDKTIGILFLEDIIEEIIGEVKDIMQIEEELEKA, via the coding sequence ATGAGTAGTTCGCTGGCTGTTTCTATAGCTATACTCCTATTAGTTATCAATGCTTTCTTTGTAGCAAGTGAGTTTGCTGTTATTTCTGTGCGGCGTGAACAAATAACTGTTTTTGAAGGTAAATTCGGTTATAAACAAGTAATGTATACGCTCAATAATGCTTCAGTTATGCTTGCTTGCACTCAGCTGGGAATTACCTTAGCCTCTACTGGGCTTGGCGTAATTGCTGAACCAGCTATAGCTAATTTACTAATAGCTCCCTTTGAATACATCGGCTTATCTGAAGAATATGCTCATGGTATATCTTTTGCTATAGCATTACTATTCGTAGTATTTATGCATGTGATTTTTGGTGAAATAATACCTAAAAACATATCAGTTACGATGCCTGAAAAAGTCGTCTTTTGGCTGGCTCCACCTCTTGTTTTTATATCTAAAGTGCTAGCTCCAATTGTGAAAGTGCTGGATAGGTTTTCTAATAGTTTTATTAGAATATTTAAAGTTCAGCCTAAAACTGAAGTATCAAACACTTATAACATAGAGGAATTTTCAAAGATTGTGGCTGAAAGCAAAGTCCAAGGTACTCTTATTGATGAAGATAACCTTATATCTGGAGTATTAGAATTTTCTTCTCGCACGGCCAAAGAAGTAATGGTAAGTACTCAGGACGTTTATACATTATCACTACCAATTACAGTTGTGGACGTTGAGCAAGCAGTTAAAGAAACAGGATTTTCACGATTTATATTATTAGATAGTCGTAGAGAGTTTCATTCATATATTCACGTAAAAGATATATTGTTCGCTAAAGAAAAAGACAGAATGGAAAACTTGTCTAATTGGCGTTTGCGTTTGTTAGATACTGTAAATGCTGAGGATGAAATTGAACATGTTTTAGGGGAAATGCAAAAATCGGGCTCTCATATAGCTAAAGTTGTTGAAGAAGATAAAACTATTGGTATTTTGTTTCTAGAAGACATAATTGAAGAAATAATTGGTGAAGTCAAAGACATTATGCAGATAGAAGAAGAGCTTGAAAAAGCATAG
- a CDS encoding M23 family metallopeptidase: protein MSDSQNKKKLPSRRELIEAEKKRNASRDGVVSDTVFHSQTHTKFKIAKPFITLVQILAVIVIPVTGALNIPLSSLGATETYESMLTKLESEKIDSNSNFNKVVSPNSRYKVIAGSDVKCTPSNSANGDTLANKNFELQWPLREGTFTQTSPFGYRSDPLSGRNVLHSGADLAGPVNTPIMSIADGKVKTVDVYGGAGRVIIVHNIKGVEIHSWYLHMYPNGIYVKEGQEVKMGDIIAGIGSSGYSTGPHLHIEIHPNGDDDAVDPIRWLKENKAVLLSKDC, encoded by the coding sequence TTGTCAGATAGCCAAAATAAGAAAAAACTTCCGTCACGTAGAGAGCTGATAGAGGCTGAAAAAAAGCGAAATGCTAGTCGTGACGGTGTGGTTTCTGATACCGTTTTTCACTCACAAACTCATACTAAATTCAAAATTGCGAAACCGTTTATAACTTTAGTCCAAATTTTAGCTGTAATTGTTATTCCTGTTACAGGAGCTTTGAATATTCCTTTGTCTTCCTTGGGAGCAACTGAAACTTACGAATCTATGCTTACTAAACTTGAAAGTGAAAAAATAGATTCGAATTCTAATTTCAACAAAGTGGTCTCTCCTAATTCACGTTATAAAGTTATAGCTGGTAGTGACGTTAAATGTACTCCGAGTAATAGTGCTAATGGAGATACATTAGCTAATAAAAACTTTGAATTACAATGGCCATTGCGTGAAGGAACTTTCACTCAAACTTCGCCATTTGGATATAGAAGCGATCCCTTATCAGGACGTAATGTTTTACACTCAGGAGCAGACTTAGCAGGACCAGTAAATACCCCGATTATGAGTATTGCTGATGGTAAAGTGAAAACAGTTGATGTGTATGGTGGAGCTGGAAGAGTGATTATTGTCCATAACATAAAAGGGGTAGAAATACATTCATGGTATTTGCATATGTATCCTAATGGTATTTATGTTAAAGAGGGACAAGAAGTAAAAATGGGAGACATAATAGCAGGGATAGGTTCTTCAGGATATTCGACTGGCCCACACTTGCATATAGAGATTCATCCTAATGGAGATGACGATGCCGTAGATCCAATCAGATGGTTAAAAGAAAATAAAGCCGTGTTGTTAAGTAAAGACTGCTAA
- a CDS encoding ribose-5-phosphate isomerase, whose translation MRIHIATDHAGYEEKNAIVKYLQENGHDVVDHGAHEYDAQDDYPTMCIACGQAVAQEAGSLGIVIGGSGNGEQIAANKVKGVRAALVWNKEIAELARQHNNANVISLGARQHTIEECISFVQTFIDTPFSEGERHQRRIDLISDYES comes from the coding sequence ATGCGTATTCATATTGCAACAGACCATGCAGGTTACGAAGAAAAAAATGCAATTGTTAAATATTTGCAAGAAAATGGGCATGACGTAGTTGATCATGGTGCACATGAATACGACGCACAAGACGATTATCCAACCATGTGTATCGCTTGCGGACAAGCAGTTGCACAAGAAGCAGGTTCACTGGGTATCGTAATTGGTGGTAGCGGAAATGGTGAACAAATCGCAGCTAATAAAGTAAAAGGTGTACGTGCGGCATTAGTGTGGAATAAAGAAATCGCAGAGTTGGCTCGTCAGCACAACAACGCTAACGTTATTTCACTAGGTGCTCGTCAACACACAATTGAAGAATGTATCAGCTTTGTGCAGACATTCATTGATACTCCTTTTAGTGAGGGAGAACGTCACCAACGTCGTATAGACCTAATTTCAGATTACGAAAGCTAG
- a CDS encoding cytosine permease: protein MSNQIQGFKIQENERQSWISLASVWIGAMVCVPSLMIGGFLSQGFSISSILLCVLIGYGIICFYMSLIGIQGSDTGLPTSVMATNALGEKGSRYVISSILAVACIGWFGVQSAVCGVSFSGMILAITGVHIPEAISVIFWGIIMLLTACFGYNAVKYLNYIAVPALILVLGYAAYAALFVNDGINVVLSHQPAQPMSFVSGINLVVATFALGGVVSADYSRYAKNRADVIKSSVVGVLPSGLIVIFLGAACSIVANEYDISKVLSILGLPAIGLVALILATWTTNVTNAYSGGIALTNLLGFDESKFRITTGIAGIIGTLLGAVGIIERFQDFLGILTSFIPPVAGVIIAAYWIVGKGNKENFKVVKGINIAGITSFIIGAGVAYITANVYVFFIGPINGIIISAIAYTLLIKVFPIDSQVVEISSFDNNSGDGVSNGVSNGGVEDDNSISGFDSDASSCCSEGICADNVTVSEGKTGTKDSD from the coding sequence ATGTCAAATCAAATACAAGGATTTAAAATTCAAGAGAATGAAAGGCAAAGCTGGATTAGCTTAGCATCTGTGTGGATTGGAGCAATGGTGTGCGTTCCATCCTTAATGATTGGTGGATTTTTAAGCCAAGGTTTCTCTATATCCAGCATTTTGTTATGTGTTCTAATTGGTTACGGAATTATTTGTTTTTATATGTCACTAATAGGTATCCAAGGAAGTGATACGGGGCTACCAACTAGTGTAATGGCAACAAATGCTCTAGGTGAAAAAGGATCACGGTATGTAATTAGTTCAATCTTAGCTGTTGCATGTATAGGGTGGTTTGGAGTCCAATCTGCTGTATGTGGTGTTTCATTTAGTGGCATGATTCTAGCTATTACAGGTGTACATATTCCAGAAGCAATAAGCGTAATTTTCTGGGGAATAATAATGCTACTTACTGCTTGCTTTGGATATAATGCGGTCAAATATTTGAACTATATAGCAGTACCAGCACTTATTTTGGTATTAGGATATGCAGCATATGCAGCGTTGTTTGTAAATGACGGGATAAATGTAGTACTATCTCATCAGCCAGCTCAGCCTATGAGCTTTGTAAGTGGTATAAACCTAGTCGTAGCAACTTTTGCTTTAGGTGGGGTAGTTAGTGCGGACTATTCACGATATGCAAAAAATCGTGCAGATGTAATTAAATCTAGTGTCGTAGGTGTATTACCATCTGGGTTGATAGTAATTTTCTTAGGTGCAGCATGTAGTATAGTTGCCAATGAATACGATATTTCAAAAGTTCTATCAATATTAGGATTGCCAGCTATTGGGTTAGTAGCTTTGATATTAGCAACATGGACAACAAATGTTACTAACGCTTACAGTGGCGGTATTGCTCTAACTAACTTACTAGGATTTGACGAAAGTAAGTTCCGTATAACTACTGGTATAGCTGGAATAATTGGTACTTTGCTAGGTGCAGTAGGTATTATTGAGCGTTTCCAAGACTTTTTAGGAATACTTACATCCTTCATACCACCAGTTGCAGGTGTAATAATTGCTGCTTATTGGATAGTGGGTAAGGGTAATAAAGAAAACTTCAAAGTCGTGAAAGGTATAAATATAGCAGGTATTACTTCGTTCATAATAGGAGCTGGTGTTGCTTACATTACAGCAAATGTCTATGTCTTCTTTATTGGTCCTATTAATGGAATTATCATTTCTGCCATAGCATATACTCTTTTGATAAAGGTATTTCCTATAGATTCACAAGTTGTGGAAATTAGTAGTTTTGACAATAATTCCGGTGACGGTGTCAGTAACGGTGTCAGCAACGGTGGGGTTGAAGACGATAATAGCATTAGTGGATTTGATAGTGATGCTAGTAGCTGTTGTTCTGAAGGAATTTGTGCAGATAATGTCACTGTTTCTGAAGGTAAAACTGGTACCAAGGACAGCGATTAA
- a CDS encoding glycerophosphodiester phosphodiesterase → MYEVIVIPHRGGCNEAIENSWVALEHAHSLGYKYFETDVRATKDNVVVIYHDDTLERVNNHTGRVEDMTWEELSQISYSDGSQIVRLEDALKKYSDLHFNIDLKNDRVVQPMIDLLSEMPEVEDRILIASFSSTRLRRIRKAFNGRIKTSLSMAEVIKMKLASTLTISPRLFGVPYPRQGVVAVQVPVKFGFIKVVTKRFISACHRRGMAVQVWVVDDPSEMEYLIDLGVDGLFTDSPSVAKQLLIDKGLWK, encoded by the coding sequence ATGTATGAAGTAATAGTTATCCCCCACAGAGGTGGATGTAATGAAGCTATCGAGAATTCTTGGGTAGCTTTGGAACATGCTCATAGCTTGGGTTACAAGTATTTTGAGACTGATGTTCGAGCAACTAAAGATAATGTTGTTGTTATTTATCATGATGATACTTTGGAACGCGTAAATAACCATACTGGTAGAGTTGAAGATATGACTTGGGAAGAGCTTTCCCAGATTAGTTATAGTGATGGAAGTCAAATCGTTCGCCTTGAAGATGCTTTGAAAAAGTATTCTGACCTTCACTTCAATATCGATTTGAAAAATGATCGTGTTGTTCAACCTATGATTGACCTTTTGAGTGAGATGCCTGAAGTTGAAGACAGGATTTTAATTGCCTCTTTTTCCTCTACTAGGTTAAGAAGAATTCGCAAGGCTTTTAATGGCAGAATTAAAACTAGTTTGAGTATGGCTGAAGTTATAAAAATGAAACTTGCTTCTACATTGACGATTTCCCCGAGGCTTTTTGGTGTTCCATATCCTAGGCAAGGTGTAGTTGCTGTACAAGTGCCTGTGAAGTTTGGGTTTATAAAAGTTGTCACTAAGCGTTTTATATCAGCTTGCCATCGTAGAGGTATGGCTGTGCAAGTTTGGGTTGTTGACGATCCTTCTGAAATGGAATACTTAATCGATTTAGGAGTTGATGGGCTGTTTACTGATAGTCCTAGCGTTGCTAAGCAATTACTTATCGATAAAGGGCTTTGGAAGTAA
- the lexA gene encoding transcriptional repressor LexA yields the protein MTENIEPSNNALEPLSERQRAIFEFLVKYIEENNYSPSMREISKAAGLSSTSSTKYQITNLIKLGYLSQENNKSRTLIPTETALKTIGKETPLTENTSSKEDKLSLSKVITLPVGADTDEDTTPVPLLGNIAAGQPILADDTVEDVLSLPRQLTGFGEFFMLTVVGESMIDAAICPGDKLVVRKQNTANDGEIVVALLEDEATVKVLSHVDGHRWLLPRNENYTPIPGDEALILGKVVTVLRTL from the coding sequence ATGACAGAAAACATAGAACCATCAAATAATGCTTTAGAACCATTGTCAGAAAGACAACGAGCAATATTTGAATTTTTAGTTAAATATATAGAGGAAAATAACTATTCTCCATCTATGCGAGAAATTTCAAAAGCCGCAGGACTATCAAGCACTTCTTCAACTAAATATCAAATAACTAATCTAATAAAATTGGGATATTTATCTCAAGAAAATAATAAATCCAGAACACTTATTCCCACAGAAACAGCACTAAAAACAATAGGTAAAGAAACCCCTTTAACGGAAAATACTTCTAGCAAAGAAGATAAATTATCTTTATCTAAGGTGATAACTTTACCTGTAGGAGCAGACACAGATGAAGACACTACCCCAGTTCCTCTACTAGGAAATATCGCAGCTGGACAACCTATATTAGCTGATGACACTGTAGAAGATGTATTATCTTTACCTCGCCAGTTGACAGGATTTGGAGAATTTTTCATGTTAACGGTTGTAGGAGAATCAATGATAGATGCAGCAATATGTCCTGGAGACAAGCTAGTTGTAAGAAAACAAAATACAGCAAATGACGGAGAAATAGTTGTAGCTTTATTAGAGGACGAAGCAACAGTCAAAGTTTTATCTCATGTAGATGGTCATAGATGGTTACTCCCTCGAAATGAGAATTATACCCCTATCCCTGGAGATGAAGCACTCATACTAGGAAAAGTAGTTACTGTATTGAGAACACTATAA
- a CDS encoding hydantoinase/oxoprolinase N-terminal domain-containing protein, producing the protein MYRLGVDVGGTNTDAVLIDDDLKVIASCKTPTTSDIYTGILSAIDTVLSNSQIDTKKIKQAMLGTTQCTNAIVERKNLADIGILRIGAPASNAIEPMLDWPEDLKSIAKEVSTISGGFEYDGKLLNSFDRQAAIDFFERCKAQGIKSVAISCVFSSVRDDHEVEAAELASEILGENAHISLSSKIGSMGLIERENATILNASLYKVSASFTTGFADSLAEFGIDNAEIYFSQNDGTLMNASLARKYPILTIACGPTNSIRGASYLSNLNNAIVVDVGGTTADIGVLQNGFPRESGVAVTVGGIRTNFRMPDVISFGLGGGSIVREKNGVVTVGPDSVGYQISEKALVFGGDTITATDIAVRLGLADIGDKSRVAHIDEKFARDAMECMVQKVEDGIDSMKVNNNDIDVVIVGGGSVILPRNIKGATNIFKPGNFSVANAIGSAISKVSGSCEKIVSYDEIPREEAIEKAKSEAIELAVASGAIRESVEIIDVEDIPLQYHSNNTCRVKVKAAGNLG; encoded by the coding sequence ATGTACAGATTGGGTGTTGATGTTGGTGGTACTAATACCGATGCTGTCTTAATAGATGATGATTTAAAAGTAATAGCTAGTTGCAAAACCCCTACTACTAGTGATATTTACACTGGTATTTTATCTGCAATCGATACTGTTCTTAGTAACTCTCAAATAGACACAAAGAAAATTAAACAGGCAATGCTAGGAACTACTCAGTGTACAAATGCTATTGTTGAACGTAAAAACTTGGCTGATATTGGTATATTGCGTATAGGTGCTCCTGCTTCAAATGCTATTGAACCTATGCTTGATTGGCCGGAAGATTTGAAATCTATTGCTAAGGAAGTGTCAACTATCAGTGGTGGTTTTGAATATGATGGTAAGCTGTTGAATTCATTTGACCGACAAGCTGCTATTGATTTTTTTGAGCGTTGCAAAGCACAGGGGATAAAATCAGTAGCAATTAGTTGTGTATTTTCAAGCGTACGTGATGATCATGAAGTTGAAGCTGCTGAATTGGCTAGCGAAATTCTTGGAGAGAATGCGCATATTTCCCTTTCTAGTAAAATTGGCAGTATGGGGTTAATAGAACGTGAAAACGCCACGATTTTAAACGCTAGTTTATACAAAGTTTCTGCAAGTTTTACTACTGGTTTTGCTGACAGTTTAGCTGAGTTTGGAATAGACAATGCTGAAATCTATTTTTCTCAAAATGATGGCACCTTGATGAATGCTAGTTTGGCTCGTAAGTATCCTATTTTGACTATTGCTTGTGGACCTACTAACAGTATTCGAGGAGCTAGTTATTTGTCTAACTTGAACAATGCTATTGTTGTTGATGTTGGTGGTACTACAGCTGATATTGGTGTTTTGCAAAATGGTTTCCCTAGAGAAAGTGGTGTTGCAGTTACAGTCGGAGGAATACGTACTAATTTCCGTATGCCTGACGTTATTTCTTTTGGCCTTGGTGGAGGCAGTATCGTGAGAGAAAAAAACGGAGTTGTAACTGTAGGCCCGGATAGCGTTGGTTATCAAATATCTGAAAAAGCATTAGTATTTGGTGGGGATACTATAACAGCCACAGATATTGCAGTCCGATTAGGTTTAGCTGATATAGGCGATAAATCTAGAGTTGCACATATAGATGAAAAATTTGCTAGAGATGCTATGGAATGTATGGTGCAAAAAGTAGAAGATGGCATTGACAGTATGAAAGTCAACAACAACGATATAGATGTTGTAATTGTTGGTGGTGGCTCTGTTATATTGCCTAGAAATATCAAAGGTGCAACTAATATTTTCAAACCAGGAAATTTTTCCGTTGCTAACGCCATAGGTTCTGCCATATCTAAAGTTAGTGGATCTTGCGAGAAAATTGTTTCTTACGATGAAATTCCTCGTGAAGAGGCGATAGAAAAGGCTAAGAGTGAAGCTATTGAGTTGGCTGTTGCGTCTGGAGCTATTCGTGAAAGCGTGGAGATCATTGATGTTGAAGATATTCCTTTGCAATATCATTCAAATAATACCTGTAGGGTAAAGGTTAAAGCTGCCGGGAACTTAGGATAA